The DNA segment CGCTGGAGCAGGGCGTCCAGGCGACCTTCATGCCGAAGCCGTTCTCCGAGCACCCGGGCAGCGGCATGCACACGCACCTGTCCCTGTTCGAGGGCGACCGCAACGCGTTCTACGAGTCCGGCGCCGAGTACCAGCTCTCCAAGGTCGGCCGCTCCTTCATCGCGGGCCTGCTGCGGCACGCGGCGGAGATCTCCGCGGTCACCAACCAGTGGGTGAACTCCTACAAGCGCATCTGGGGCGGCTCCGAGCGCACCGCGGGCGCCGGCGGCGAGGCCCCGTCGTACATCTGCTGGGGCCACAACAACCGCTCGGCCCTGGTCCGCGTCCCGATGTACAAGCCCGGCAAGACGGGCTCGGCGCGGGTCGAGGTCCGGTCCCTGGACTCCGGCGCCAACCCCTACCTGGCGTACGCCCTCCTGCTGGCCGCCGGCCTCAAGGGCATCGAGGAGGGCTACGAGCTCCCGCCCGGCGCCGAGGACGACGTCTGGGCCCTCTCCAACGCCGAGCGCCGCGCGATGGGCATCGAGCCGCTGCCGCAGAACCTGGGCGAGGCCCTGTCCCTGATGGAGCGCAGCGACCTCGTCGCCGAGACGCTGGGGGAGCACGTCTTCGATTTCTTCCTGCGCAACAAGCGGCAGGAGTGGGAGGAGTACCGCTCCGAGGTGACGGCGTTCGAGCTGCGGAAGAACCTGCCGGTGCTGTAGGTACCGGTCAGAGCGGCTTTACGCACTGAAGCGGGTGGGGCTGCCGGTCGTGCACCGTGGGCCCCACCGCGTGTCACAGAGTCTGGGCCGGCCGGGATCCCGGTGGACCTAGGTCGATTCGCTGAAATGGTCGAGGAGCCTTTGCTGGAGCCCCTGAAGCACCAGGCTTGGCTGCTTGAGCATGGCTAGGCGCCTCACCGCCGTAGCGGCGTATTCCTCGGCCTCACCCACTGCCGCTGCGATGACATACCCGTTCAGGGCATCCATGTTCGATGCTGCACCGAAGTCCTGACCAGTTGGAAGCAAGCAGCGGTCCAAGGGCGTCCCGTCGCTGGTGATCGCATTTGTGACCACCGACGGCTGCCAGTCCTCGGCATTGGTGAGCGAGTGGTGTGTGTCGAATCGGACGGTGACCGTTTCGCCTGCGGCGATCGCCACGCTGTACTGGCCCTCTTCGTCGGTGAAGACGTGATCGATCTCAGTCAGGTCACTGCGATAGACACTGACCTTGATCATGAAAATCGGACTGTTGTCAGAAACCGCGCGCACGTGCCCGAACATCTGAGTCTCCTCCCGGTCGGACCACCGCTGGAGGCCACCTCTGTATCCAGTCTCTGTGTGCCCTATAGCTGCCGCCAGTCGTACGTACTCCGCCCAACTGAGCGCTGTCCCGCAACGCCTTGTGGGCGAGTGGCTGGGCTGCTCGACCAGATGCCGGTGCTCCAGGGCTGCGCGTAGGAGGGGCACGGGGTCGTGTTCACAACCCCGCGCCCTCCTCACGGCGTTACTGCCCGCGCTCGTTCACCTGTTCCGTCAGGAACTGGTGCAGCGGCTTCGTGGCCCTCTGGCGGTACTCCTGGATGGACCAGCCGTTGCCGTCGGGGTCCTTGAAGTACATGAAGGTGGCGCCGTCGTCGGGGGTGTACTGGACCGGCTCGGAGATGTCCAGGCCGCGTTCGACCAGTTCCGCGTGGGCGGCCTTGATGTCGGCCACGCAGAGCTGGAGGCCCTGGTAGGAGCCGGGCTCGGGGACGGTCTCGCCCTTGGTCATGTCCCAGATGCTGTCGCCGAGAGCGATCGAACAGCCGGAGCCAGGAGGCGTCAGCTGGACGATGCGCATGCCGGGCATGACCTCCTGGTCGATGTCGACATGGAAACCGACCTTGTCCCGGTAGAAGTCACGGGCCCGGTCGATGTCGCTCACGGGCAGCGGGATCACTTCGAGCGTGAAGTCCATTCCTGGTCCTCCTATGAAAAACGCCAACGAGTCTGGCTGAACGGCTCACCCTTACCGAAGCCGAAAACCGTGCTCGGCGCCACCGAGTAGACGTAGGCGTGTCCCGCGCCGTGCCGGAAGCAGCCGTCCGCGACGTCGAAGTGCCAGAAGCTGCCGTACTTCGCCTCCCACGCCGCGGCCAGCTCGCGTAGACGGGCCTCGTCGGTGATCCGTGCCGCCTCGCCCTCGACCACCAGGTCGTAGCCCTTGTCCCAGATGTTCGTGCCGGTCGTCAGCACGAGGTGCGGGTTGGCCGCCAGGTTCCGCGCCTTGCGCTCCTCCGGGCCCGTGCAGAAATGCAGCGCACCCCGGGACCAGACCGCCGGCAGCGGGGTCACATGCGGACGCCCGTCCGGCCGCACCGTGGAGATCCAGAACAGCTCGGCCTCGGCCAGCAGCTTCTCCGCCTCGGGCCACGGGACCGCCGTGGCCGTCTCGTCGCTGTAGCGCGCATCCAGCAGGGTCTGCGGTTGCTTGTCGGTCATCGGACGGCCTCCAGATGTGTCGCCGGAACGTGTCGCCGGACGTGTCCCCCGACAAGGAAGACCCCGCGGACCGCCCGAACTCATCGGCGCCACTGTCGGACTCTCCGGCTAGGCTCGACCGGGTACGACCTTGATCGGGCGCGTACGGCCCCGATCGGACGGGAGGGCGAGCATGACGGCGCCGGGGCGCAGGAGCAGTACCTTCACGCGGCTGCTGCGGCACGGTTTCACCGACCCGTCCGCCGCCGAGCGCCTCCTGGACAGCGACCAGCTCGCGCCGGTCAGGAACGACCCGGTCCTGCTGGAAGCTCTGGGCGCCACCGCCGACCCCGACCTCGCCCTGCTCGGACTCGTCCGGCTGCTCGAGGCACAGCCCGGCCCCGCCGCCCAGCGGGAGCTGGTGGACACGCTGATAGCGGCCAAGCCCCTGCGTGACCGACTGCTCGGCGTGCTCGGCGCCTCCGCCGCGCTGGCCGACCACCTCGCCAAGCACGCCGGCGACTGGCAGGAACTGGCCATGTACGAGCCGCGGGATCTGCACCCCGGCGTGGAGGAGTTCGAGCGCGGACTCGCCGGGGCCACCGACCCGGTGTCCCTGCGCGTCGCCTACCGGCGCTGTCTGCTGTCCATCGCCGCCCGTGACGTGTGCGGCACCACCGACCTGGCCCAGACGGCCGCCGAGCTCGCCGACCTCGCCACCGCGACCCTGCGCGCCGCGCTCGCCATCGCCCGCGCCGCCGCACCCGAGGACGCCGCGCTGTGCCGGCTCGCGGTGATCGCGATGGGCAAGTGCGGGGGTCACGAGCTGAATTACGTCTCCGACGTCGACGTCATCTTCGTCGGCGAGATCGCGGACGGCGCCGACGAGGCCAAGGCCCTGCAGTCGGCGACCAAGATCGCCTCGCACATGATGCGCATCTGCTCGGAGACCACCGTCGAGGGCTCCATCTGGCCGGTCGACGCCAATCTGCGCCCCGAGGGCAGGAACGGCCCTCTGGTGCGCACGCTCAGCAGCCACCTCGTCTACTACCAACGCTGGGCCAAGACCTGGGAGTTCCAGGCGCTGCTCAAGGCTCGCCCGGTGGCGGGTGACATCGAGCTCGGCGAGGAGTATGTCGCCGCGCTGGAGCCCCTGGTCTGGAAGGTCGCCGAGCGGGAGAACTTCGTCGTCGACGTGCAGAAGATGCGGCGCCGGGTCGTGGAGAACATCCCCGTCGCCGAGCTCGACCGGCAGCTCAAGCTGGGGCCGGGTGGCCTCAGGGACGTCGAATTCGCCGTGCAGCTACTGCAGTTGGTGCACGGACGGGACGACGCGTCGCTGCGCAGCGGCACCACGCTCGATGCCTTGCAGGCCCTCGCCGCGGGCGGCTACGTCGGTCGTGCGGACGCCGCACAGCTCGACGCCGCCTACCGCTTCCTGCGCTCCATGGAACACCGCATCCAGCTCTACCGGCTGCGCCGGACGCACCTGGTGCCCGAGGACGACGCCGACCTCCGGCGCATCGGCCGCTCCCTCGGCCTGCGTGCCGACCCGGTCGCCGAGCTGAACCGCGAATGGCGACGGCACGCGAGCGTCGTACGGCGTCTGCACGAGAAGCTCTTCTACCGGCCGCTGCTCGACGCCGTCGCCCAACTTGCCCCCGGTGAGGCCCGGTTGAGTGCCGGGGCCGCGCGCGAGCGGCTGGTCGCGCTCGGGTACGCCGATCCGGCGTCCGCCCTGCGCCATCTGGAGGCGCTGGCCTCCGGCGTCACCCGCAAGGCGGCGATCCAACGCACCCTGCTGCCCGTCCTGTTGGGCTGGTTCGCCGACTCGGCCGATCCGGACGCGGGTCTGCTGAACTTCCGCAAGGTGTCGGACGCGCTCGGCAAGACCCCCTGGTATCTGCGGCTGTTGCGAGACGAAGGCGCCGCCGCCGAGAACCTCGCCCGGGTGCTGTCGGCCGGCCGGCTCGCCCCCGATCTGCTGATGCGGGCGCCCGAGGCCGTCGCGCTGCTCGGGAACGGGGACGGCGGCAGCGGGCTGGAGCCTCGCTCGCGCGGGCATCTGGAGCAGGAGATCATCGCCGCGGTGCGCCGCGCCGACGGTGACGCCCAGGCGGTCACGGCGGCCCGTGGGGTGCGCCGGCGGGAGCTGTTCCGTACGGCCGCCGCGGACATCATCGACTCCTACGGCACCGAGACGAAGCCGGCCGAGGCCGACCAGGGGGCCCTCGTGGACCGGGTCGGGGCGGCGGTGTCGGACTTCACGGCCGCGACCCTGTCGGGGACGCTGCGGGCGGTGGTGCGGGCCGGCTGGGGTGACACCCTTCCCACCCGGTTCGCGATCATCGGGATGGGGCGCTTCGGCGGGCAGGAGCTGGGGTACGGCAGCGACGCGGACGTTCTGTTCGTGCACGAGCCGCAGGACGGCGTCGACGAGCACGAGGCCGCGGTGGCCGCGAACCGGGTCGTAGAGGAGATGCGGCGGCTGCTGCAGATCCCCAGTGCGGATCCGCCGCTGCTGATCGACGCCGATCTGCGGCCCGAGGGCAAGTCGGGGCCGCTGGTCCGGACGCTGAACTCGTACGGGGCGTACTACCGCCGGTGGTCGCTCGTGTGGGAGTCGCAGGCGTTGCTGCGGGCCGAGGCGATGGCGGGGGACGCGGATCTGGGGCGCCGGTTCATCGAGATGATCGATCCGCTGCGGTATCCCGCGGGCGGGCTGGGTGAGGACGCCGTGCGGGAGATCCGGCGGCTGAAGGCGCGTATGGAGTCCGAGCGGCTGCCTCGCGGTGCCGACCCCAAGCTGCACACCAAGCTCGGGCCGGGTGGGCTCTCCGACGTCGAGTGGACGGTTCAGCTGCTTCAGCTGCAGCACGGCTCGGCGGTACCGGGGCTGCGGACGACCCGGACTCGGGAGGCTCTCGCCGCCGCTTGTGCCGCCGGGCTCATCTCGGACGAGGACGCGGCGACCCTGGACGAGGCCTGGGTGCTGGCGACCCGGGTGCGCAATGCCGTGATGCTGGTGCGGGGGCGGGCGGGCGACACGTTTCCGTCGGATGCGCGGGAGCTGGCCGCTGTGGGGCGTTACCTGGGGTACGAGCTCGGTCACGTGGGGGACATGCTCGATGCGTATCGGCGTACCGCTCGGCGGGCTCGGGGTGTGGTGGACGAGCTGTTCTACGGGGGGTGACGGTTGCCTCCGGCGGTTGGGCCGGATGCCTGCGGCGGCCTGTGCGGGTGTGTGGGGGTGTGCGCTGGTGCCTGCGGCGGCCCGTGCCGGTGTGTGGGGGTGCGCGTCGCGCCTAACCGTGTGATTGGGGTCGGGGCCGTGCCGGGGGGTGTCCGTCCTCGGTCGGGCGGCTCGGTTCCTCGGAAGAGCTCTCGGCGTTGACGCCCGCCGCTGCGGGCGGACACCCCCGGCACGTCCCCTTCCCGCCGTGGGCGACCGCGGGTCCGTGCGTCGTGGTGCCACTCGCCTCGGCAGTGCGTGCGGCAGCGCTCCGTACCAGAGGCGGGCCACCGTGTAGCCGAATGCCAAGCAGATGAGGCCTCCTACCGCGTCCAGCCAGAAGTGGTTGGCCGTGGCGACGATCACCAGAAGTGTTGCTGCGGGGTAGAGGAGGCCCAGGACTCGGATCCAGG comes from the Streptomyces sp. NBC_00443 genome and includes:
- a CDS encoding glutamine synthetase family protein — encoded protein: MDKQQEFVLRTLEERDIRFVRLWFTDVLGFLKSVAVAPAELEQAFDEGIGFDGSAIEGFARVYESDMIAKPDPSTFQILPWRAEAPGTARMFCDILMPDGSPSFADPRYVLKRALARTSDLGFTFYTHPEIEFFLLKHKPLDGSRPTPADESGYFDHTPQNIGMDFRRQAITMLESMGISVEFSHHEGAPGQQEIDLRYADALSTADNIMTFRLVMKQVALEQGVQATFMPKPFSEHPGSGMHTHLSLFEGDRNAFYESGAEYQLSKVGRSFIAGLLRHAAEISAVTNQWVNSYKRIWGGSERTAGAGGEAPSYICWGHNNRSALVRVPMYKPGKTGSARVEVRSLDSGANPYLAYALLLAAGLKGIEEGYELPPGAEDDVWALSNAERRAMGIEPLPQNLGEALSLMERSDLVAETLGEHVFDFFLRNKRQEWEEYRSEVTAFELRKNLPVL
- a CDS encoding carboxypeptidase regulatory-like domain-containing protein gives rise to the protein MFGHVRAVSDNSPIFMIKVSVYRSDLTEIDHVFTDEEGQYSVAIAAGETVTVRFDTHHSLTNAEDWQPSVVTNAITSDGTPLDRCLLPTGQDFGAASNMDALNGYVIAAAVGEAEEYAATAVRRLAMLKQPSLVLQGLQQRLLDHFSEST
- a CDS encoding VOC family protein encodes the protein MDFTLEVIPLPVSDIDRARDFYRDKVGFHVDIDQEVMPGMRIVQLTPPGSGCSIALGDSIWDMTKGETVPEPGSYQGLQLCVADIKAAHAELVERGLDISEPVQYTPDDGATFMYFKDPDGNGWSIQEYRQRATKPLHQFLTEQVNERGQ
- a CDS encoding pyridoxamine 5'-phosphate oxidase family protein — encoded protein: MTDKQPQTLLDARYSDETATAVPWPEAEKLLAEAELFWISTVRPDGRPHVTPLPAVWSRGALHFCTGPEERKARNLAANPHLVLTTGTNIWDKGYDLVVEGEAARITDEARLRELAAAWEAKYGSFWHFDVADGCFRHGAGHAYVYSVAPSTVFGFGKGEPFSQTRWRFS
- a CDS encoding bifunctional [glutamine synthetase] adenylyltransferase/[glutamine synthetase]-adenylyl-L-tyrosine phosphorylase — translated: MTAPGRRSSTFTRLLRHGFTDPSAAERLLDSDQLAPVRNDPVLLEALGATADPDLALLGLVRLLEAQPGPAAQRELVDTLIAAKPLRDRLLGVLGASAALADHLAKHAGDWQELAMYEPRDLHPGVEEFERGLAGATDPVSLRVAYRRCLLSIAARDVCGTTDLAQTAAELADLATATLRAALAIARAAAPEDAALCRLAVIAMGKCGGHELNYVSDVDVIFVGEIADGADEAKALQSATKIASHMMRICSETTVEGSIWPVDANLRPEGRNGPLVRTLSSHLVYYQRWAKTWEFQALLKARPVAGDIELGEEYVAALEPLVWKVAERENFVVDVQKMRRRVVENIPVAELDRQLKLGPGGLRDVEFAVQLLQLVHGRDDASLRSGTTLDALQALAAGGYVGRADAAQLDAAYRFLRSMEHRIQLYRLRRTHLVPEDDADLRRIGRSLGLRADPVAELNREWRRHASVVRRLHEKLFYRPLLDAVAQLAPGEARLSAGAARERLVALGYADPASALRHLEALASGVTRKAAIQRTLLPVLLGWFADSADPDAGLLNFRKVSDALGKTPWYLRLLRDEGAAAENLARVLSAGRLAPDLLMRAPEAVALLGNGDGGSGLEPRSRGHLEQEIIAAVRRADGDAQAVTAARGVRRRELFRTAAADIIDSYGTETKPAEADQGALVDRVGAAVSDFTAATLSGTLRAVVRAGWGDTLPTRFAIIGMGRFGGQELGYGSDADVLFVHEPQDGVDEHEAAVAANRVVEEMRRLLQIPSADPPLLIDADLRPEGKSGPLVRTLNSYGAYYRRWSLVWESQALLRAEAMAGDADLGRRFIEMIDPLRYPAGGLGEDAVREIRRLKARMESERLPRGADPKLHTKLGPGGLSDVEWTVQLLQLQHGSAVPGLRTTRTREALAAACAAGLISDEDAATLDEAWVLATRVRNAVMLVRGRAGDTFPSDARELAAVGRYLGYELGHVGDMLDAYRRTARRARGVVDELFYGG